One Oryza glaberrima chromosome 10, OglaRS2, whole genome shotgun sequence DNA segment encodes these proteins:
- the LOC127785629 gene encoding probable glucuronosyltransferase Os10g0205300 gives MAAPPCPPRRPISAPCFLLCFLLGFVAGLFPFAHRHLHLDLHLPLPPPATAILVREDPPSVVVDVDTPLPAAAEERKLLLVVTPTRARPLQAYYLRRLAHTLRLAPSPLLWLVVESGAATRDTAALLRGCGVMYRHLSSPVPDAPQDRPRRRGRRQDRPAVDSRARQRNTALDHIEHHRLHGIVYFADEDNVYSLDLFYHLRDIRSFGTWPVATLAPGKSKTILQGPVCEGSRVVGWHTTDRSKNQRRFHVDMSGFAFNSSKLWDAKNRGHQAWNYIRQLDTAKEGFQETAFIEQLVEDETHMEGVPPGCSKIMNFHLHLEDKNAIYLNGWQTTQNLDVIIPLKKEARPLL, from the exons atggccgctccgccgtgcccgccgcggcggcccatCTCCGCGCCGTGCTTCCTCCTCTGCTTCCTCCTCGGCTTCGTCGCGGGCCTCTTCCCCTTcgcccaccgccacctccacctcgacCTCCACCTCCCGCTCCCTCCCCCTGCGACCGCCATCCTCGTCAGGGAGGACCCGccgtccgtcgtcgtcgacgtcgacaccccgttgccggcggcggcggaggagcggaaGCTGCTGCTGGTCGTGACGCCGACCCGCGCACGCCCGCTGCAGGCGTACTACCTGCGCCGGCTCGCGCACACgctccgcctcgcgccgtcCCCGCTGCTCTGGCTCGTCGTCGagtccggcgccgccacgcgcgaCACGGCCGCGCTCCTCCGCGGCTGCGGGGTAATGTaccgccacctctcctcccccgtCCCCGACGCGCCCCAGgatcgtccccgccgccgcggacggaGGCAGGACCGCCCGGCTGTTGACAGCCGCGCCCGCCAGCGGAACACGGCGCTGGATCACATCGAGCACCACCGCCTACACGGCATCGTCTACTTCGCCGACGAGGACAACGTCTACTCCCTTGACCTCTTCTACCATCTTCGCGACATTAG GAGTTTTGGAACCTGGCCTGTGGCAACCTTGGCCCCCGGGAAGAGTAAGACGATACTACAAGGACCAGTCTGTGAAGGTAGTCGTGTGGTGGGATGGCACACAACAGATAGGAGCAAGAATCAGAGGAGGTTCCATGTAGATATGTCTGGTTTTGCATTCAACAGCAGTAAGCTTTGGGACGCCAAGAACAGAGGTCATCAGGCCTGGAATTACATCCGGCAGCTCGACACGGCAAAGGAGGGGTTTCAA GAGACGGCATTTATAGAGCAGCTTGTAGAAGATGAAACTCATATGGAGGGCGTACCTCCTGGTTGTTCAAAAATTATGaattttcatcttcatctgGAAGACAAGAATGCCATCTACCTGAACGGGTGGCAAACCACTCAAAACCTGGATGTAATTATTCCTCTGAAGAAGGAAGCAAGGCCCCTACTATAG
- the LOC127786011 gene encoding ubiquitin-fold modifier-conjugating enzyme 1, whose amino-acid sequence MEGWDKGTKSVVGEIPLLSTRAGPRDGEAWRQRLKEEYRALIAYTSVNKSKDNDWFRISAANPEGTRWEGTCWYVHNLRRYEFPLQFDIPVAYPQVAPEIELPTLDGKTHKMYRGGKICLTVHFKPLWAKNCPRFGIAHALCLGLAPWLAAEVPILVDSGMVKHKDDEAAPADAAAAASGSAAAS is encoded by the exons atggaggggtGGGACAAGGGGACGAAGAGCGTGGTGGGCGAGATCCCGCTGCTGTCGACGCGGGCGGGGCCCCGGGACGGCGAGGCGTGGCGGCAGCGTCTCAAGGAGGAGTACCGCGCGCTGATCGCCTACACGTCGGTGAACAAGTCCAAGGACAACGACTGGTTCCGCATCTCCGCCGCCAACCCCGAGGGCACCCGCTGGGAGGGCACCTGCTGGTACGTCCACAACCTCCGCCGCTACGAGTTCCCCCTCCAGTTCGACATCCCCGTCGCCTACCCCCAGGTCGCCCCCGAGATCGAGCTCCCCACCCTCGATGGCAAGACCCACAAG ATGTACCGTGGCGGGAAGATCTGCCTCACCGTGCACTTCAAGCCGCTGTGGGCGAAGAACTGCCCAAGGTTCGGGATCGCGCACGCGCTGTGCCTCGGCCTGGCGCcgtggctggcggcggaggtgccGATTCTAGTCGATTCGGGCATGGTTAAGCACAAGGACGATGAGGCGGCTCCGGCCGATGCAGCGGCTGCTGCGTCTGGATCTGCCGCTGCTTCGTAA